One window from the genome of Podospora pseudocomata strain CBS 415.72m chromosome 1 map unlocalized CBS415.72m_1.2, whole genome shotgun sequence encodes:
- a CDS encoding uncharacterized protein (EggNog:ENOG503P7FR; COG:S), which produces MSISPTTGMNMLSLEGTPTMAQARFPTQSPRTSPSMSGSERHDDTNEWEEDEEEDDDDSDRGVISSPGGFRYDISQLPHKTQQMVRGLYHQVSTPGPPQISLELCGIKEEDDAEGGFFYAFQMQETVPCSIRIGSKNSKTYSTPRCECPDARYRNQKPCKHLIWLFDRISKQALFDHDLEASLTLTDYGYPEQLQDPFDQISRIRLDILADDLHCDIFDPDNDTSDPSRSRIQEAREMVAALAGVQPQELDTYRPDLGTSHYTSPIRRGDLEATLFSLLLSSHSLSEWVRTELESSGPAVEPFRAMERRVSRILSELETYSSSLQNTPATSVRSQKEKTVEGPRDVHWAATQVQHCVRKIELLVSRGSDPLSEPARASAARSLVSILKAVVSRNVDSHGGDTPDDRNLFMRLVGNHDTGFVYSALELLVDQSQFIEELEGIMELLGRHGAPTTYVANMRGLISRMRSHKAVGHAANAWESSRRRSQTPPMDEPQVPPPPPLFVQTPTEEEGPKRTTPVGGSNSPQFLTPELPSSSRPGRGGAARGRGSTRGATAGSKRTASLGNAQDSPRGSKKKRVRGA; this is translated from the coding sequence AtgtccatctcccccacTACGGGCATGAACATGCTTTCTCTCGAAGGTACACCAACAATGGCACAGGCCAGATTTCCGACTCAATCACCGAGGACGAGCCCCTCCATGTCCGGATCCGAACGACATGACGACACAAatgagtgggaggaggacgaggaggaagatgatgatgacagcGACCGAGGTGTGATATCATCACCGGGTGGTTTCAGATATGATATCTCACAACTACCGCACAAAACCCAGCAGATGGTTCGAGGACTATACCATCAGGTCTCGACACCGGGACCACCACAGATATCTCTAGAGTTGTGCGGCAtaaaagaggaagatgacgcCGAGGGTGGCTTCTTCTACGCATTCCAGATGCAGGAAACGGTACCATGCTCTATTCGAATTGGCTCAAAAAACAGCAAGACGTACTCAACACCTCGCTGCGAGTGCCCCGACGCCAGATACCGGAACCAAAAACCCTGCAAACACCTTATCTGGTTGTTTGACAGGATATCGAAACAAGCCCTCTTCGACCACGACCTTGAAGCCAGCCTTACTCTCACCGACTATGGGTATCCTGAGCAACTTCAAGATCCTTTCGACCAGATCTCTCGCATCCGCCTCGACATTCTTGCCGACGACCTTCATTGTGATATCTTTGACCCAGACAACGACACCTCAGATCCATCGCGCTCACGAATACAAGAGGCTCGCGAGATGGTTGCGGCACTAGCTGGTGTGCAACCCCAAGAGCTTGACACCTACAGACCAGATCTTGGGACTTCACACTACACGTCACCAATACGTCGTGGCGACCTCGAGGCCAcccttttttctctcctttTGTCCTCGCATTCGCTTTCTGAGTGGGTTCGGACAGAGTTGGAGTCATCGGGTCCAGCCGTTGAGCCTTTCCGGGCCATGGAACGGCGGGTATCCCGAATTCTTTCCGAGCTCGAGACctactcctcctctctccaaaACACACCCGCCACCTCGGTTCGTTCTCAGAAAGAAAAGACTGTCGAAGGTCCACGCGATGTCCACTGGGCAGCTACGCAGGTCCAACACTGTGTCCGCAAAATCGAGCTGCTCGTCTCTCGCGGATCGGATCCATTGTCTGAACCAGCCCGAGCCTCGGCAGCCCGCTCGCTCGTGAGCATCCTAAAGGCAGTCGTCAGCCGAAACGTCGACTCGCACGGCGGCGACACACCGGACGATCGAAATCTTTTTATGCGTCTGGTTGGAAACCACGACACGGGCTTTGTGTACAGcgcccttgagcttctcgtcGACCAGAGCCAGTTcattgaggagctggagggtaTCATGGAGTTGCTCGGCCGTCATGGGGCTCCGACGACATATGTCGCCAACATGCGGGGCTTGATATCCCGGATGAGGAGCCACAAGGCTGTTGGTCATGCTGCCAATGCGTGGGAGAGTTCAAGGCGGAGGAGCCAGACGCCTCCTATGGACGAGCCTCAggttccaccaccaccaccgctgttTGTTCAAACGCCtacggaggaggaagggccAAAGCGTACGACACCAGTTGGGGGCTCAAACAGTCCGCAGTTTCTCACACCCGAGCTCCCTAGCTCTTCCCGGCCTGGTAGAGGGGGTGCCGctcgtgggagagggagcacTCGAGGTGCGACTGCAGGCTCGAAACGGACGGCCTCGTTGGGAAATGCCCAGGACAGTCCGCGGGggtcaaagaagaagagggttaGAGGTGCCTAG